In Anseongella ginsenosidimutans, one genomic interval encodes:
- a CDS encoding RagB/SusD family nutrient uptake outer membrane protein, which produces MKKSKYMICLLLAFAAAGQYGCKEFLDVKPVDKLTGNNFWKSRQDVESYIWDIHGLFRAKIGSTPFLPASGDIRCGMMAETPQMGNGRDYFDRLAANDLMYACYPTGGEWWQATFHFEYITRWKEFYQVIQACNILDYELDNREVPDLSEADIKRFKAEGAFMRSLSYFFIVRLFGDVPYYREAYQQDPLPRTDMITVLNNCIEDLMAVKNDLPWTFEDPAYQGVRVSRGSALALLMHMNMWNAGFDQGNKQHYYRQTADLGKELVESDAYELMPIEDFHLLFKGRTREGLYEIAQNFNYGELVGYNTFADMVLHYPYKRPAISHQYSYSYFRSDFLQRLYPPSQADERTEVWFDSGMFSDDGTFQFLKFTNVYAIEDGEDVNPDGNIIIFRYAGAILLRAEALAELGEENEAIRMMNLVRQRAGASNYNGSGGQALKDEIFAERARELMGEGHYFYDLVRTRRVLDSRWSFYPLTEDQFNRGGWTWPLDPAVQNNNPLMTLNTYWLGADSKPLPKKCAMNRYNKHLKRTAWLLSGLILLAASCSKDEYYMDGGVSDPRFEGSIIEYLDSQPFHFDTLATIVRLAGLEDEFTNDSLTFFAPTDNTIKNTVEILNDLLYSGGKDTIKTLNQVDTLLWRKYLSRYLFEGVFELKDYPQIDFEVKQIYPGQNFYSYDGDVMNVGLIYHDQNGVQYVGYRQLSISFIPDVSRPESNWTTALVASANIRPLNGMVHVLSDDHTFLFDMFNLANELSIVMPDAGSTAEQ; this is translated from the coding sequence ATGAAAAAGTCTAAGTATATGATTTGCCTGCTGCTGGCCTTTGCCGCGGCCGGGCAGTACGGATGCAAGGAGTTCCTGGATGTGAAGCCGGTAGACAAGCTGACAGGAAATAATTTCTGGAAATCCCGGCAGGACGTGGAATCCTATATCTGGGATATTCATGGATTGTTCCGCGCCAAGATAGGCTCCACGCCTTTCTTGCCGGCTTCCGGGGATATCCGCTGCGGCATGATGGCTGAGACCCCGCAGATGGGGAACGGCCGTGATTATTTTGACCGCCTGGCGGCGAACGACCTGATGTATGCCTGCTACCCGACCGGGGGAGAATGGTGGCAGGCAACCTTTCATTTCGAGTACATTACCCGCTGGAAGGAATTCTACCAGGTGATCCAGGCCTGTAATATCCTGGATTATGAATTGGATAACCGCGAGGTGCCGGACCTTAGCGAAGCGGATATTAAAAGGTTCAAAGCCGAAGGGGCCTTTATGCGGTCGCTGAGTTATTTTTTCATCGTACGCTTATTCGGAGATGTGCCCTATTACCGGGAAGCCTACCAGCAGGATCCCCTGCCGCGGACGGATATGATCACGGTGCTTAATAACTGTATAGAGGACCTGATGGCTGTGAAGAATGATCTCCCCTGGACCTTTGAAGATCCCGCCTACCAGGGCGTCCGGGTATCCCGGGGAAGCGCGCTGGCCCTGCTGATGCATATGAATATGTGGAATGCGGGCTTTGATCAGGGAAATAAGCAACATTATTACCGGCAAACTGCAGACCTGGGCAAGGAACTGGTGGAAAGCGATGCCTACGAGCTGATGCCCATTGAAGACTTCCATCTTTTGTTCAAAGGAAGAACAAGAGAAGGCCTTTATGAAATCGCCCAGAATTTCAACTACGGGGAACTGGTGGGATATAATACATTTGCAGACATGGTGCTGCATTATCCGTATAAGCGGCCCGCCATTTCCCACCAGTACAGTTACAGTTATTTTCGTTCCGATTTCCTGCAGCGGCTTTATCCGCCCAGCCAGGCCGATGAGCGTACCGAAGTCTGGTTTGATAGCGGCATGTTCTCCGACGACGGAACCTTCCAGTTCCTGAAATTTACCAACGTTTACGCCATTGAAGATGGCGAAGACGTAAACCCGGACGGAAATATTATCATCTTCAGGTATGCCGGCGCTATTTTGCTGAGGGCGGAAGCCCTGGCGGAACTTGGCGAAGAAAATGAGGCCATCCGTATGATGAACCTGGTCCGGCAGAGGGCCGGCGCCTCCAATTATAATGGTTCCGGCGGGCAGGCCCTCAAAGACGAAATATTTGCAGAAAGGGCACGGGAACTAATGGGAGAAGGGCATTATTTTTATGACCTGGTTCGTACCCGCCGGGTACTTGATTCCCGCTGGAGTTTTTACCCGCTTACCGAAGACCAGTTCAATCGCGGAGGATGGACCTGGCCCCTGGATCCTGCCGTTCAGAACAATAACCCGCTTATGACCCTCAATACTTACTGGCTGGGGGCGGACAGTAAGCCTTTACCAAAAAAATGTGCAATGAACAGATACAATAAGCATTTGAAACGGACAGCCTGGCTGCTTTCAGGATTGATTCTCCTGGCCGCATCCTGTTCCAAAGATGAATATTATATGGATGGCGGCGTGTCGGACCCGCGGTTTGAGGGAAGCATTATCGAATACCTCGATTCCCAGCCCTTTCATTTTGATACCCTGGCCACTATTGTGCGGCTGGCAGGGCTGGAAGATGAATTTACCAATGATTCGCTTACCTTTTTCGCGCCGACGGATAATACCATAAAGAATACGGTGGAAATCCTCAATGATCTCCTGTATTCGGGCGGGAAGGATACCATTAAAACGCTTAACCAGGTGGACACCCTTTTATGGCGCAAGTATCTTTCGCGCTACCTGTTCGAAGGAGTCTTTGAATTGAAAGACTATCCGCAGATTGATTTTGAGGTGAAGCAGATCTACCCGGGACAGAATTTTTATTCCTATGACGGGGATGTGATGAATGTGGGCCTGATCTACCATGACCAAAACGGCGTGCAGTACGTGGGTTACCGGCAGCTTTCCATTTCCTTTATTCCGGATGTATCCCGGCCGGAGAGCAACTGGACCACGGCCCTGGTGGCTTCGGCCAATATCAGGCCGTTAAACGGGATGGTTCATGTACTGTCCGACGATCATACCTTCCTGTTTGACATGTTCAATCTCGCCAATGAGTTATCGATCGTGATGCCGGACGCAGGATCAACGGCTGAACAATAA
- a CDS encoding DUF5008 domain-containing protein, with product MMKKTYLFLLAAMTLFAGCQEKDEIFEDPYAGGKEALGIKMDPNVPASPVGGLPGTEVTIRAAGLVPYKDQLEFAFNGTPAEVLEVSETQIKVKVPSFASTGVVSVSIGNQVFFGPKFTVRGKINIDPSFRAVAGTDGGINQVLPLVDGRYLILGNFTNYDNKGVVKKLNRIVMTTKDGDLDRSPRFGEAANGQLTSAVQASNKFVIAGGFSGFDEQTGKISNITRLNNNGTIDTMSVTTYTDSLIWVPVFNGGTDQGINELFLQGDKIIGVGNFRYHVSRIYDQPTYDLEADSIILDSVEMRQVVRFNMDGSLDKTYHFDDSKEMGFRAANGPVRDSYMDEEGRLILVGNFTTFDGEPAGSIVRLTADGKLDESFQAGSGTSEAISSITYNEQTEKYLITGNFRSYNGTAVSGMALLNKDGSLDASFQPGEIGGGYVYYAKQLSDGMIIASGGFQEYNKVRRNGFMILDKTGKLMEGYNSTGPLNGSLTGVLETEAGSGERALLLTGYFYYFDDRQVNNIIRVTLD from the coding sequence ATGATGAAAAAGACATACCTATTCCTTCTGGCGGCAATGACCCTTTTTGCAGGTTGCCAGGAAAAGGATGAAATATTTGAAGACCCTTACGCGGGCGGAAAGGAAGCGCTTGGCATTAAAATGGATCCTAACGTCCCCGCTTCGCCGGTAGGCGGACTGCCCGGAACAGAGGTTACCATCAGGGCGGCAGGCCTGGTTCCTTATAAGGATCAGCTGGAGTTTGCTTTCAACGGAACTCCGGCGGAAGTGCTGGAGGTTAGCGAAACGCAGATAAAGGTCAAAGTTCCTTCATTTGCCAGTACGGGTGTGGTTTCGGTGTCTATCGGCAACCAGGTGTTCTTCGGGCCTAAGTTCACGGTACGGGGAAAGATCAATATTGACCCTTCCTTCCGGGCGGTAGCCGGCACAGACGGAGGCATTAACCAGGTGCTTCCCCTGGTGGACGGGCGCTACCTGATCCTGGGAAATTTCACGAATTACGATAACAAGGGCGTAGTGAAGAAGCTCAACCGGATCGTGATGACCACGAAGGACGGGGACCTGGATCGCTCGCCGCGGTTTGGAGAAGCTGCAAACGGCCAGCTGACCAGCGCGGTGCAGGCTTCGAACAAATTTGTGATTGCCGGCGGTTTCTCCGGCTTTGACGAACAGACAGGCAAGATCAGTAATATCACCCGCCTGAACAACAACGGCACCATAGACACCATGTCAGTTACCACTTATACTGACTCCCTGATATGGGTGCCGGTTTTCAACGGCGGGACGGACCAGGGAATCAACGAGCTTTTCCTGCAGGGGGATAAGATCATCGGGGTGGGTAACTTCAGGTACCATGTAAGCCGCATTTACGATCAGCCGACCTATGACCTGGAAGCAGACAGCATTATACTTGACAGCGTGGAAATGAGGCAGGTGGTCCGTTTTAACATGGACGGTTCCCTGGATAAGACCTACCACTTTGATGATTCCAAAGAAATGGGTTTCCGGGCGGCCAACGGCCCTGTGCGGGACTCTTATATGGATGAAGAAGGCCGGCTGATACTGGTAGGTAACTTTACCACCTTTGACGGTGAACCGGCCGGGTCCATTGTCCGGCTGACGGCTGACGGTAAACTGGATGAAAGTTTCCAGGCCGGATCAGGAACCTCGGAAGCTATTTCATCCATTACCTATAATGAACAAACGGAGAAATATCTGATAACAGGGAATTTCAGGAGCTACAACGGTACGGCTGTTTCCGGTATGGCGCTGCTGAACAAGGACGGGAGCCTGGATGCCTCCTTCCAGCCGGGAGAAATTGGCGGAGGTTATGTTTATTATGCCAAGCAATTGTCAGACGGAATGATCATTGCCAGCGGAGGATTCCAGGAGTATAACAAGGTACGAAGAAATGGTTTCATGATACTGGATAAGACGGGGAAGTTAATGGAAGGCTATAATTCCACCGGGCCGCTTAACGGCAGCCTGACAGGCGTTTTGGAAACCGAGGCCGGATCCGGCGAAAGGGCGCTGCTCCTGACCGGGTACTTCTACTATTTCGACGACAGGCAGGTAAATAATATTATCAGGGTCACATTGGATTGA
- a CDS encoding LamG-like jellyroll fold domain-containing protein: protein MKYVLICLALLGVLVACNEGFERVLPERDYTDTTSAIGKRAKVLYLIVDGARGQSVRSAGAENLQSLLDHSIYSFNSLSDTLALNGTTWAGMLTGVPKEKHGVLDNNFTSDSLDKYPVVFERIKAASPERRIAAFSTSTAFKNNLTDGADVKEAFSTDEAVKDAVIEELGMDTASVVLGQFSLVDAAGAQFGYDVSVPQYKEAILQFDEYLGEILTALRAREDYAQEDWLVVITSNRGGDFPIDPSEDDNTIFSEPAVNTFVVLYNPDYQPTLVGKPYTGNRYVGDFVRLRGQDAGAINAIVPDDRGLYDFGDTVEFTVELKVKVMPGNQGNYRYAYPSILAKRASFNPGQVGWLIFLEQDYWMINFGQTGKGNQQVRGTPISDGTWHSIAAVVLNREISGVKRRVVRTFTDGVFNNEMILPADWGNINTSAPLTMGFLPGSISQGPADVYMGDVRIWLAELPDEIISQYACDTFVDESHPYFLYLAGYWPCNDGSGGVFKDYSAAENDFQLQGSYGWENINELICPPSSSDLADLVPGNRDIPLIILSWLNISSRQEWGMDGRVWIDNY, encoded by the coding sequence ATGAAATACGTATTAATATGTTTGGCATTGCTGGGAGTACTGGTTGCCTGCAATGAAGGTTTTGAAAGGGTTCTTCCCGAAAGAGATTATACCGACACCACCAGCGCAATAGGAAAGCGCGCCAAGGTCCTTTACTTGATCGTTGACGGAGCCCGCGGACAGTCGGTCCGTTCGGCAGGCGCGGAAAATCTGCAATCTCTGCTTGACCACTCCATTTATTCCTTTAATTCGCTGAGCGATACGCTTGCGCTGAACGGAACTACCTGGGCCGGCATGCTCACCGGGGTTCCCAAGGAGAAGCATGGCGTGCTGGACAATAATTTTACTTCGGACAGCCTGGATAAATACCCTGTGGTGTTTGAACGGATCAAAGCGGCTTCCCCGGAGCGAAGAATAGCTGCATTTTCCACTTCAACGGCTTTCAAGAATAACCTGACAGACGGCGCGGACGTAAAAGAAGCCTTTTCAACGGACGAAGCCGTGAAAGATGCTGTTATTGAAGAGCTGGGGATGGACACCGCCTCGGTGGTGCTGGGGCAGTTCAGCCTGGTAGACGCCGCAGGCGCACAGTTCGGCTATGATGTTTCCGTGCCGCAGTACAAGGAGGCCATCCTGCAGTTTGACGAATACCTTGGCGAGATACTGACGGCCTTGAGAGCCCGGGAAGACTATGCGCAGGAAGACTGGCTGGTAGTAATTACCTCTAACCGCGGCGGTGACTTTCCCATTGATCCTTCGGAGGACGACAATACCATTTTCAGCGAACCGGCCGTCAATACCTTTGTGGTGCTGTACAACCCGGATTATCAGCCGACGTTAGTGGGAAAACCTTATACGGGTAACCGCTATGTGGGCGATTTTGTCCGGCTGAGAGGACAGGATGCCGGAGCCATTAACGCGATTGTGCCGGATGACCGCGGTTTGTATGATTTCGGCGATACGGTTGAATTCACGGTGGAGCTGAAGGTGAAAGTGATGCCCGGGAACCAGGGGAATTACCGCTATGCCTACCCTTCCATCCTGGCCAAGCGCGCTTCGTTCAATCCCGGGCAAGTTGGCTGGCTGATCTTCCTGGAACAGGATTACTGGATGATTAATTTCGGCCAGACAGGCAAAGGCAACCAACAGGTGAGGGGAACGCCTATCAGCGACGGCACCTGGCACAGCATTGCGGCGGTGGTTCTTAACCGGGAGATCAGCGGTGTAAAAAGACGCGTGGTGCGCACCTTTACCGACGGGGTCTTTAATAACGAAATGATCCTGCCCGCCGACTGGGGCAATATTAATACTTCGGCCCCCTTAACGATGGGCTTTTTGCCGGGCTCCATTTCACAGGGGCCGGCCGATGTCTATATGGGCGATGTCCGGATATGGCTTGCAGAGCTTCCCGACGAGATCATCAGCCAATATGCCTGCGATACCTTTGTGGATGAAAGCCATCCTTATTTCCTGTACCTGGCCGGTTACTGGCCCTGCAACGACGGCAGCGGAGGTGTATTTAAGGATTACAGCGCCGCGGAAAACGATTTTCAGTTGCAGGGCAGCTATGGCTGGGAGAATATTAATGAGTTGATTTGCCCGCCCTCCTCCAGCGACCTGGCCGACCTTGTGCCAGGGAACCGGGATATCCCCCTGATCATTTTAAGCTGGCTAAACATTTCTTCCCGCCAGGAATGGGGCATGGACGGACGGGTATGGATTGATAATTATTAG
- a CDS encoding RNA polymerase sigma factor — MDNHSDDEAGLVSGVIDGDERAFARVYEKYHRHLYFFALKFVKSEELAGEVVHDVFLKVWENRRRLNKELSFRGYLLTICKNHVLNLLKRASMETSIKAEILRNCPPSHVETEDSIHYEDYYQFALRAIEQLPPQRQLVFKMCRIEGRSYDEVAAALGISKGTVRDHLFKGSRYVKEYLSVHAGITLHLTSVFLLMLPYR, encoded by the coding sequence GTGGATAATCATTCAGACGATGAAGCCGGTTTAGTGAGTGGCGTCATTGATGGCGATGAACGTGCCTTTGCGCGGGTTTATGAAAAATATCACCGGCACCTTTATTTTTTCGCTCTGAAGTTTGTTAAGTCGGAAGAGCTGGCCGGCGAGGTGGTACACGATGTGTTTTTAAAAGTCTGGGAGAACCGGCGAAGGCTCAATAAAGAATTATCCTTCAGAGGGTATTTGCTGACTATCTGCAAAAATCATGTACTAAACCTGCTGAAGCGGGCCAGCATGGAAACATCCATTAAGGCGGAGATCCTCCGAAATTGTCCGCCTTCCCACGTGGAAACGGAGGATTCTATCCATTACGAAGATTATTATCAGTTTGCGCTCCGCGCAATTGAGCAGCTGCCGCCGCAGCGGCAGCTTGTGTTCAAAATGTGCAGGATCGAAGGGAGAAGCTATGACGAAGTTGCCGCGGCCCTTGGCATTTCGAAGGGTACCGTAAGGGACCATTTGTTCAAGGGGAGCCGCTATGTGAAAGAATACCTTTCCGTGCATGCGGGTATTACTCTTCATCTGACTAGTGTTTTCTTGCTCATGCTGCCGTACCGGTAA
- a CDS encoding FecR family protein — MENRNQLRALLRKYVSGQSSRSESELVLQWLRSPEGGRELAQLMDELSETAFEKQPGMDPRKSGEIYKRLRASIQGLGELEEFERREKREKPEIPESQESQERPEKLEKPERPETGLRPLSPGRAYHVKKWQAAASLLGFLLLSTAAFYGIRAYNTITYTTGYAQQKVIILPDQSRVTLNGNSTLSFPRNWDDKETREVQLEGEGYFEVKENREKAFTVSTSAIRISVLGTTFNVKSYEEDKTIETTLVEGKVAIRNLGKGAAKAEITLEPNQKATYEKESAGITLDKVRTELYTSWKDGLLVFEDEPVEEIVRELERWYGVSIEIEDKASKKCRFTIKIKNESLDEVLKLFSSTTSVSYSNKNGKILIKGKLCN; from the coding sequence ATGGAGAACCGCAATCAATTAAGAGCCTTACTGCGAAAGTATGTTTCGGGACAGAGCAGCCGGTCCGAATCGGAATTGGTATTGCAATGGCTACGGTCTCCCGAAGGCGGCCGGGAGTTAGCGCAGCTAATGGATGAGTTGTCGGAAACCGCATTTGAGAAACAACCGGGAATGGATCCCCGCAAAAGCGGCGAAATTTACAAGCGCCTTCGCGCCAGCATACAAGGTCTGGGCGAGCTGGAAGAGTTTGAAAGGCGCGAAAAACGAGAAAAACCGGAAATACCGGAAAGTCAGGAAAGTCAGGAAAGACCGGAAAAGTTAGAAAAGCCGGAAAGACCGGAAACCGGCCTGAGGCCGCTTAGCCCCGGGCGGGCCTATCACGTTAAGAAATGGCAGGCAGCTGCGTCCCTGCTTGGCTTCCTGCTTCTTTCAACGGCTGCTTTCTATGGGATAAGAGCTTATAATACAATTACCTATACAACGGGTTACGCGCAGCAGAAGGTGATCATCCTGCCCGATCAGTCCCGGGTGACATTAAACGGAAATTCCACCCTTTCCTTTCCCAGAAACTGGGATGACAAGGAAACCAGGGAGGTTCAACTGGAAGGGGAAGGCTATTTTGAAGTAAAGGAAAATAGAGAGAAAGCCTTTACTGTAAGCACTTCAGCAATCAGGATCAGTGTGCTGGGAACTACTTTCAACGTAAAATCCTATGAAGAGGATAAAACCATTGAAACAACGCTGGTAGAGGGCAAAGTAGCGATCCGGAACCTTGGTAAAGGAGCCGCAAAGGCCGAAATAACCTTAGAACCAAATCAAAAAGCTACCTACGAAAAGGAATCTGCCGGTATAACGCTGGATAAGGTCAGGACTGAACTGTATACTTCCTGGAAAGACGGTCTCCTGGTCTTTGAGGATGAGCCTGTTGAAGAAATTGTCAGGGAACTGGAAAGATGGTATGGAGTAAGTATCGAGATAGAAGATAAAGCGTCGAAAAAGTGCAGGTTCACTATTAAAATAAAAAATGAATCCCTTGATGAAGTGTTGAAATTGTTTTCATCAACGACTTCTGTAAGTTATTCAAATAAAAATGGAAAGATCCTCATCAAAGGAAAGCTGTGCAATTAA
- a CDS encoding STN domain-containing protein: MKKIRLSPLYGNIMFALLLVSIYAIPLQADTLKDLKISISMENAPVRMVLNELEKETHLTFFYSSQVVNTSKRVSIHLRNVSLNDALQHLFAKTNITYRYSGRQIILERKRITVGDLRKIPRKVERKNSSPGREWSFCAAVSPA, translated from the coding sequence ATGAAAAAAATCCGTTTATCACCCTTATACGGAAATATCATGTTTGCGCTGCTGTTAGTTTCTATTTACGCCATCCCTTTACAAGCAGATACTCTTAAAGATTTAAAAATATCGATCTCCATGGAGAACGCTCCTGTGAGAATGGTGTTGAATGAATTGGAAAAGGAAACACATTTAACGTTTTTCTATAGCAGCCAGGTAGTAAATACGTCCAAACGGGTTAGCATTCACCTTCGTAATGTAAGCCTCAATGATGCCTTACAGCATTTATTCGCCAAAACCAATATTACCTACCGCTATTCCGGCCGGCAAATTATCCTGGAAAGAAAGCGCATTACTGTAGGCGACCTGAGAAAGATCCCCCGGAAAGTGGAAAGGAAGAATAGCTCGCCCGGGAGGGAGTGGAGCTTTTGCGCCGCGGTATCACCCGCCTGA
- a CDS encoding SusC/RagA family TonB-linked outer membrane protein, with the protein MELLRRGITRLIPISLQRTITGTVTDAQTGEGLPGVSVVLKGTNIGTATDVNGHYELDYSRTALENVLVFTFLGYVSQEEQTGSRQTINVQLKKDITGLEEVVVIGYGTQRKVNLTGSVSTVSGEDLARRPVGQTTAALQGMVPGLTVTQRSGQPGKDGGNVRIRGIGTTGDSNPLVILDGVESSLNNVDPNEIESITVLKDAASAAIYGARAANGVILITTKRASAKGFSVNYNTYGGWQTPTDMPDIVGALDHMEMMNEAYTNTGRAPLYSAEYIEEYKSQGPSNRDRYPNTDWQDLTLKDNAFMQSHYLAVNAGNEKIRVLGSLSYLDQEGIIPNTGFKRYNLRLNSDIKFSDKFTTALDVFLRRTDLEEPTVGTGYVFHWMRRIPANQAGILSNGLYGEGWNGDHPLARARDGGMRNQQILSAILNMNVKFKPVQWLTAEVNYAPKFNEPHTTAFSNIIQTYRWDFSPSYAIPGRNSLTEEFSRDWYNNLRASVTYDNLLADKHQVTVLAGFQREDQSSNFIRAYREVFQLPEYQEINSGNEENQQTAGSGSHWALQSFYGRINYNYKEKYLFEANGRYDGSSRFATGNKYAFFPSVSAGWRISQEPFMSGIGHVVTDLKLRASWGRLGNQNIGLYPFAAFVDIGNSNYVFGEQVTTGAALNDMANPTIRWEETEVSDIGLDLNLWSKFTLTADYYYRKTSGILLRLDIPTMIGLTAPFQNAGVVENRGWELSMNYRDRLGSFDYGVSFNLSDVRNKVLDLKGIRRTGRQVSWEGHPIDAFYGYQAIGFFQDAADVENSPEQFGNVAAGDLKYRDLNNDGVINTEDQAIIGSNIPRYTYSANIDLGYKGIDLSVFLQGVGKVDGFLYGQGIMPFFTGGTVQEQHKDRWTPENRDAAFPRFAFNENNNEQNSDFWMKSAAYLRLKNIQLGYTFPASLLKGKVERLRIYVSGQNLFTVEDFWQGYDVEAPASDGAWYPQMKTYSLGLDVKF; encoded by the coding sequence GTGGAGCTTTTGCGCCGCGGTATCACCCGCCTGATACCTATTTCCCTGCAGAGAACGATCACCGGGACAGTTACCGACGCGCAAACCGGCGAAGGCCTTCCGGGAGTGAGCGTGGTGCTGAAGGGCACGAATATAGGGACGGCCACTGATGTGAACGGTCATTACGAACTGGATTACTCCCGTACAGCGCTGGAAAACGTCCTCGTATTTACATTCCTGGGTTATGTTAGCCAGGAAGAGCAAACCGGAAGCCGCCAGACGATCAACGTTCAGCTCAAAAAGGACATAACCGGCCTGGAAGAAGTGGTTGTAATAGGTTACGGGACGCAGCGAAAAGTAAATCTTACGGGTTCGGTTTCTACCGTATCGGGTGAAGATCTTGCCAGAAGGCCTGTTGGACAAACTACAGCCGCTTTGCAAGGCATGGTGCCCGGCCTTACCGTGACCCAGCGTTCCGGCCAGCCGGGAAAGGATGGCGGTAACGTGCGAATCAGGGGGATCGGGACCACCGGCGATTCCAATCCGCTGGTCATACTTGACGGGGTGGAATCCAGCCTTAACAATGTGGACCCGAACGAGATCGAAAGTATCACGGTTTTAAAGGATGCTGCATCGGCTGCTATTTACGGCGCCCGCGCAGCCAACGGGGTGATCCTGATCACCACCAAGCGGGCAAGCGCCAAAGGTTTCAGCGTAAATTACAACACCTACGGGGGCTGGCAGACGCCGACGGATATGCCTGACATCGTAGGCGCCCTGGACCATATGGAGATGATGAATGAAGCCTATACCAATACCGGCCGGGCTCCGCTGTATTCGGCGGAATACATCGAAGAATACAAAAGCCAGGGGCCTTCCAACCGGGACCGCTATCCCAACACCGACTGGCAGGATCTGACGCTGAAAGACAACGCATTTATGCAAAGCCATTACCTGGCGGTAAATGCCGGAAATGAAAAAATACGTGTGCTGGGTTCCTTAAGCTACCTGGATCAGGAAGGAATTATCCCAAATACAGGTTTTAAACGATATAATCTTCGCTTAAACTCGGACATAAAATTCAGTGATAAATTCACTACGGCCCTGGATGTGTTTTTGCGGCGAACAGACCTGGAGGAGCCTACCGTAGGAACAGGATATGTTTTTCACTGGATGCGGCGCATTCCGGCTAACCAGGCGGGTATCCTGTCAAACGGCCTTTACGGCGAAGGCTGGAACGGGGATCATCCCCTGGCAAGAGCCCGGGACGGCGGAATGAGAAACCAGCAAATCCTGAGCGCGATCCTGAATATGAATGTAAAATTCAAACCGGTACAATGGCTGACGGCTGAGGTAAATTATGCCCCTAAATTCAATGAGCCGCATACGACCGCCTTCAGCAATATTATTCAGACCTATCGCTGGGATTTCTCGCCGAGCTACGCCATTCCGGGAAGGAATTCCCTGACGGAAGAGTTTTCCCGGGACTGGTACAATAACCTCCGGGCATCGGTTACCTACGATAATTTATTGGCGGACAAGCATCAGGTTACAGTACTGGCCGGTTTCCAGCGGGAAGACCAAAGCAGTAATTTTATCAGGGCATACCGGGAGGTGTTTCAATTGCCGGAATACCAGGAGATCAATTCCGGGAACGAGGAAAATCAGCAAACCGCGGGCTCGGGGTCGCATTGGGCTCTTCAATCTTTTTACGGCAGGATCAACTATAATTACAAGGAAAAATACCTGTTCGAGGCCAATGGCCGCTACGATGGCTCATCCCGTTTTGCCACGGGCAATAAATACGCATTTTTCCCTTCCGTTTCGGCCGGATGGCGTATCAGCCAGGAGCCATTTATGAGCGGGATCGGGCATGTCGTAACCGACCTGAAGCTCCGGGCTTCCTGGGGGCGCCTGGGCAACCAGAATATCGGCCTGTACCCCTTCGCTGCTTTCGTGGATATCGGGAACAGCAATTATGTTTTCGGGGAGCAGGTAACCACCGGCGCGGCCCTGAACGATATGGCCAACCCGACAATACGATGGGAAGAGACGGAAGTTTCCGACATCGGCCTTGACCTGAACCTATGGTCAAAGTTCACCCTTACCGCAGACTACTATTACCGGAAAACAAGCGGCATCCTGCTTCGGCTTGATATTCCGACCATGATCGGGCTTACGGCTCCCTTCCAGAACGCCGGGGTGGTTGAAAACAGGGGCTGGGAACTTTCCATGAACTACCGGGACCGCCTGGGCAGTTTCGACTACGGGGTCAGTTTCAATCTTTCGGATGTTCGGAACAAGGTGCTGGACCTGAAAGGGATCCGCAGAACCGGCAGGCAGGTAAGCTGGGAAGGTCATCCGATCGACGCCTTTTACGGCTACCAGGCCATTGGCTTCTTCCAGGATGCGGCTGACGTTGAAAATTCGCCGGAGCAATTTGGTAACGTGGCTGCCGGGGACCTTAAATACAGGGACCTGAATAACGACGGTGTGATCAATACCGAGGACCAGGCGATTATCGGGAGTAATATTCCCCGGTACACTTACAGCGCGAATATTGATCTGGGTTATAAGGGCATTGACCTTTCCGTTTTCCTGCAGGGCGTCGGAAAAGTGGACGGATTCCTGTACGGACAGGGAATTATGCCGTTTTTCACAGGGGGCACGGTGCAAGAGCAGCATAAAGACCGGTGGACGCCGGAAAACAGGGACGCTGCGTTTCCACGCTTTGCCTTTAACGAGAACAATAATGAGCAAAACTCGGATTTCTGGATGAAAAGTGCCGCGTATTTACGGCTGAAGAACATACAGCTGGGCTATACTTTTCCGGCTTCCCTGCTTAAAGGCAAGGTAGAGCGGCTGAGGATCTATGTAAGCGGGCAGAACCTTTTTACCGTCGAGGATTTCTGGCAAGGATATGATGTGGAGGCGCCTGCGAGCGACGGAGCATGGTACCCGCAAATGAAGACCTATAGCCTGGGGCTGGACGTGAAATTTTAA